In one Vulgatibacter incomptus genomic region, the following are encoded:
- a CDS encoding SDR family NAD(P)-dependent oxidoreductase — translation MDLELKGKRALVTGSTAGIGLAIARRLAIEGADVIVCGRSRKTVDAAVAEIAAAGESARGVVADLSTAEGAAVVLKQEPAIDILVNNLGIYETKDFEKITDEDWRRYFEINVLSGIRLARQYLPGMLERNWGRIVFIASDAALMVPPDMIHYGMTKTALLAISRGLAERTRGTRVTVNAVMPGPTRSAGIVDFLKSVASDPDAPLEEIEKEFFRKERPTSLLQRMIEADEIANLVAYLASPISSATNGAALRAEGGTTPTIV, via the coding sequence ATGGACCTGGAGTTGAAGGGCAAGCGGGCGCTTGTGACCGGATCGACCGCGGGCATTGGATTGGCGATCGCGCGCAGGCTCGCGATCGAAGGCGCCGACGTGATCGTCTGCGGCCGCAGCCGCAAGACGGTCGATGCTGCAGTCGCGGAGATCGCGGCTGCAGGCGAGAGCGCCCGTGGCGTCGTCGCCGACTTGTCGACTGCGGAGGGCGCAGCGGTCGTGCTGAAGCAGGAGCCGGCGATCGACATCCTCGTCAACAACCTCGGCATCTACGAGACGAAGGATTTCGAGAAGATCACCGACGAGGACTGGCGCCGCTATTTCGAAATCAACGTGCTCAGCGGCATCCGCCTCGCGCGCCAGTACCTGCCCGGCATGCTGGAGCGGAACTGGGGGCGCATCGTCTTCATCGCCAGCGATGCGGCGCTCATGGTGCCGCCCGACATGATCCACTACGGCATGACCAAGACGGCGCTGCTCGCCATCTCACGCGGGCTGGCCGAGCGCACGCGCGGCACGCGGGTGACGGTCAACGCAGTTATGCCGGGGCCGACGCGCTCGGCGGGAATCGTCGATTTCCTGAAGAGCGTGGCGAGCGATCCCGACGCCCCGCTCGAGGAGATCGAGAAGGAATTCTTCCGCAAGGAGCGACCCACCTCGCTCCTCCAGCGGATGATCGAGGCCGACGAGATCGCCAACCTCGTCGCCTACCTGGCGAGCCCTATTTCCTCGGCGACCAACGGCGCCGCGCTGCGCGCCGAAGGCGGAACCACGCCCACCATCGTCTGA
- a CDS encoding choice-of-anchor D domain-containing protein produces the protein MNLRRWLFVGLLLLVSSSCKNKEHLVAAPKFAKLEATPNPLVFGDVGAGLTRLMRVRISNTGDLAVDLKIPSIEASDPEIFWLPAQEYPSRLDLGEDAEITVAFSPKADGATSAALHLLDLEGAKLVTVRLEGNGGGPYLAFDPPSLDFGRQPARSETRRSVSLENVSNPTGIVLLDYEIDGENADAFSVTPVGLPSEIGLEDLQLEIVFHSIREGEMSANLVVHTSSPEQPVLRLPLHGEGMPPVNCQVTIDPAEVRFGIVDSEVLSQRDIRLVNKGASGCPLWGLQFQGPDKSLFSLADQPPDNFVIAPSESLVLTVGLKAPGRDGAVQAGLSFGLGNGDTPRREVLLYAQLVAGLDPYLDPITLEFEPTPIDRLTVGMAAVRLRRSGTVNMVGAGWGNPTSEAFDFGRSSNYDGVIRADRPYAIPVIFEPKTLGLHTGTVEFLIEGFAEPLRMTIVGHGIAPCGDGPCQWPKAECSPDGEVVAGRQTAVVSTNAGAETCQWSVAVGDRTSRMSDTDPSSCQASFVPWIVGDYLLDHMIVGESGRGHRCRIPVHADPPKGIWIEARDQAEWFTPLLTLLHSDGGDPDDRDSWINYSQTCSAQGMFLQDCSWDDTQGDPSGVFATNMYGVTLMGIRDPSVSHPYFVGMSGHGTPLEPRALRSRIYCAGRLVNDEDVNFKNGTEFQVIGKLEMTSATTCQFTRDDARWSLDF, from the coding sequence ATGAACCTGCGTCGGTGGCTGTTTGTAGGACTACTTCTTCTCGTCTCCTCTTCATGCAAGAACAAGGAGCATCTCGTCGCCGCGCCGAAGTTCGCGAAGCTCGAAGCGACTCCGAATCCGCTCGTGTTCGGCGATGTAGGCGCGGGTCTCACCCGGCTCATGAGGGTGCGCATCTCGAACACGGGAGATCTCGCCGTCGACCTGAAGATTCCGTCGATCGAGGCGAGCGATCCGGAGATCTTCTGGCTGCCGGCACAGGAGTACCCGAGCCGGCTCGACCTGGGCGAGGACGCGGAGATCACCGTCGCGTTCTCCCCGAAGGCCGACGGCGCGACCAGCGCCGCGCTCCACCTCCTCGACCTTGAAGGCGCCAAGCTCGTGACGGTACGCCTCGAAGGCAATGGAGGCGGCCCCTATCTCGCGTTCGATCCACCCTCGCTGGATTTCGGACGACAGCCGGCACGTTCGGAGACCAGGCGTTCGGTCTCGCTCGAGAACGTCTCGAACCCGACCGGCATCGTCCTCCTCGACTACGAGATCGACGGCGAGAACGCCGATGCGTTCTCGGTCACACCGGTTGGCCTGCCCTCCGAGATCGGTCTCGAGGACCTCCAGCTCGAAATCGTCTTTCACTCCATTCGAGAGGGGGAGATGTCCGCGAACCTCGTGGTTCACACCTCATCCCCTGAGCAGCCCGTCCTCCGGCTCCCTCTCCATGGCGAAGGAATGCCTCCGGTCAACTGCCAGGTGACGATCGATCCCGCCGAGGTGCGCTTCGGCATCGTCGACTCCGAGGTGCTGAGCCAACGCGACATCCGTCTCGTCAACAAGGGCGCATCGGGATGTCCTTTGTGGGGACTTCAGTTCCAGGGTCCCGACAAATCCCTGTTCAGCCTGGCCGACCAGCCCCCCGACAACTTCGTCATCGCTCCTTCCGAGAGCCTCGTCCTGACCGTCGGGCTGAAGGCGCCGGGAAGGGACGGCGCGGTGCAGGCGGGCCTCTCCTTCGGCCTTGGAAACGGTGACACGCCCAGGCGGGAGGTTCTGCTCTACGCCCAGTTGGTCGCGGGTCTCGACCCATACCTCGACCCCATCACGCTCGAGTTCGAGCCAACGCCCATCGACCGGCTCACGGTCGGCATGGCGGCGGTTCGCCTGAGGCGTTCCGGCACCGTTAACATGGTGGGGGCGGGCTGGGGAAACCCCACGTCGGAGGCCTTCGACTTCGGACGATCCAGCAACTACGATGGGGTGATACGGGCAGATAGGCCCTACGCGATCCCCGTCATTTTCGAACCAAAGACGCTCGGCCTGCACACCGGCACGGTGGAGTTCCTGATCGAGGGTTTCGCCGAGCCGTTGCGGATGACGATCGTGGGCCATGGGATTGCCCCGTGCGGCGACGGTCCCTGCCAGTGGCCCAAGGCCGAATGCTCCCCGGACGGCGAAGTCGTCGCTGGCCGCCAGACAGCGGTCGTCTCCACGAATGCCGGCGCAGAGACCTGCCAATGGTCCGTCGCGGTAGGCGACCGGACCTCGAGGATGTCCGACACGGATCCTTCTTCGTGCCAGGCATCCTTCGTGCCCTGGATCGTAGGCGACTACCTTCTGGACCATATGATCGTCGGGGAAAGCGGGCGAGGCCACCGCTGCCGCATCCCTGTCCACGCGGATCCTCCGAAAGGGATCTGGATCGAGGCGAGAGACCAGGCGGAGTGGTTCACTCCCCTCCTCACCCTTCTCCACTCCGACGGTGGAGACCCGGACGACAGGGATTCGTGGATCAACTATTCACAGACTTGCAGCGCACAGGGAATGTTTCTGCAGGATTGCAGCTGGGACGACACTCAGGGCGATCCCTCCGGAGTGTTTGCGACCAATATGTATGGAGTCACCCTGATGGGCATCCGCGATCCCAGCGTCTCGCATCCCTATTTCGTGGGGATGTCCGGGCACGGAACGCCCTTGGAGCCCAGGGCTCTTCGGAGCCGGATCTATTGTGCGGGACGGCTCGTCAACGACGAAGACGTGAACTTCAAAAACGGAACCGAATTCCAGGTGATCGGTAAGCTCGAGATGACCTCCGCGACCACCTGCCAATTCACCCGCGACGACGCCCGCTGGTCTCTAGATTTCTAG
- a CDS encoding GNAT family N-acetyltransferase, which produces MVELRAVTREDIERFFEHQLDSTANWMAASTSSDPADRATFEARWERNLGEPTIIIRTIVHRGEAVGYVATFLRNDSREVAYWLGRAHWGHGIATDALERFLTELQERPLHARVVQDNVASLRVLEKCGFQPVGRDRFFSRARGCEVDEVVLALGPSAISP; this is translated from the coding sequence ATGGTCGAGCTACGCGCCGTGACCCGGGAAGACATCGAGCGGTTCTTCGAGCACCAGCTCGATTCGACCGCCAATTGGATGGCTGCTTCCACGTCCAGCGATCCTGCCGATCGCGCGACGTTCGAGGCGCGCTGGGAACGGAATCTTGGCGAGCCGACCATCATCATCCGCACGATCGTGCATCGGGGCGAGGCGGTCGGTTACGTGGCCACCTTCCTCCGCAACGATTCGCGCGAGGTGGCGTACTGGCTCGGCCGGGCGCATTGGGGCCACGGGATCGCTACCGACGCGCTCGAACGATTCCTCACCGAGCTGCAGGAACGTCCGCTGCACGCTCGGGTCGTGCAGGACAACGTCGCTTCGCTGCGGGTGCTGGAGAAGTGCGGCTTCCAGCCAGTGGGGCGCGACCGCTTCTTTTCACGTGCCCGCGGCTGCGAGGTGGACGAGGTGGTGCTCGCGCTCGGGCCGAGCGCCATCAGCCCGTGA
- a CDS encoding ATP-binding protein, which translates to MGLDTSSEFPERTSFVGRDRELSVSRDLLGAGTRLLTITGPSGMGKTRLARRLIRQVDVPTRVIGLRACRTQAQLRAAVADGLGLEERRGESIVGSLAARGPMLLLFDDVDPAARALAPVFEEWLDRCRDLRLLVTSLVPFGVKGEVRFELGPLDEAHAIALYLDRAREAWADRSFPDSEREPLAELVRRLDRVPLAIELAAARVRVLSPKQLLERIDQRLDLLRSGDSSLAQALSLSWNLLTRAEQHVLARASVFVGGFTLESAEAILGGDGIVDRLDGLREKALLQLDGDRFSMYESIRAFAARQLAALGGEAELERLHAHHFALAGEEWAARVEGPDAGEALRWLTLERENLLVAHQRSFANEPGASARLGIAIAALFTRGGQTSFEREILDGTVQAARRDGDPALLARALWERGRLFKRSGEVASARQDLDEGLAISRGGRSEGALLVASAALRVPAAEPEAREELERALAIAREVGDRYLEGQALLVLGALEECRGALDASARWMEEALAVFRQGRYLRYCGVALLNLGSIRSHRGRFSAARHALEEACSIFGSLENVASLAYATINLATLSLAMGDLDEAEKHLHAFLSIDRRSGNRLLHGIATGHLGILSFERGDLREADRRIAEGVATLRELGAQRYWATLLPFHAAALAKLGRCDEARREIEEARSAFGEVGDPASERMLSLLEGIIELSAATGGGDLPSVEARLRERLSATSDASPETVEGLFVARRLLEKALAEREPTAPGGDEPTVLRIGPEAAFFALGDGATVDLRKRSAVRLILRGLVENRLRAPGTGTSSDELASIGWPGEKILPTAAGARVWSAIRILRSLGLAPVLLRHADGYLLDPELAIAPPTEAGAGSSGRRLVTG; encoded by the coding sequence TTGGGTCTGGACACGAGCAGTGAGTTCCCGGAGCGGACCTCCTTCGTAGGGAGGGACCGGGAGCTCTCGGTGTCGCGGGACCTGCTCGGCGCCGGCACGAGGCTGCTGACCATCACCGGGCCGTCGGGCATGGGCAAGACCCGCCTCGCCCGGCGGTTGATCCGACAGGTCGACGTGCCGACCCGCGTGATCGGCCTTCGGGCTTGCAGGACCCAGGCGCAGCTTCGCGCCGCCGTCGCGGACGGCCTCGGCCTAGAGGAGCGGCGCGGTGAATCGATCGTCGGCAGCCTGGCCGCCCGTGGGCCGATGCTGCTCCTCTTCGACGACGTCGATCCGGCGGCGCGGGCCCTCGCGCCGGTGTTCGAGGAGTGGCTCGATCGCTGCCGCGATCTACGGCTGCTCGTGACCTCGCTCGTGCCGTTCGGCGTGAAGGGAGAGGTGCGCTTCGAGTTGGGGCCCCTCGACGAGGCCCACGCGATCGCCCTCTACCTCGATCGAGCGCGGGAGGCGTGGGCGGATCGCTCGTTCCCCGATTCCGAGCGCGAGCCGCTCGCCGAGCTGGTGCGACGGCTCGATCGGGTGCCGCTGGCCATCGAGCTGGCGGCGGCCCGGGTGCGGGTGCTCTCGCCCAAGCAGCTGCTCGAGCGGATCGACCAGCGGCTCGATCTGCTGCGGTCCGGAGACAGCTCCCTCGCGCAGGCGCTGTCGCTCTCCTGGAACCTGCTCACGCGCGCGGAGCAGCACGTCCTCGCGCGGGCGTCGGTCTTCGTGGGCGGCTTCACGCTCGAGTCGGCGGAGGCGATCCTGGGTGGCGACGGGATCGTCGATCGACTCGACGGGCTGCGCGAGAAGGCGTTGCTGCAGCTCGACGGCGACAGGTTCTCCATGTACGAGAGCATCCGGGCGTTCGCCGCCCGGCAGCTCGCGGCCCTCGGTGGCGAAGCGGAGCTCGAGCGCCTCCACGCCCACCACTTCGCGCTTGCCGGCGAGGAGTGGGCCGCGCGCGTCGAAGGCCCCGACGCCGGCGAGGCCCTGCGCTGGCTGACACTTGAGCGCGAGAACCTTCTCGTGGCCCACCAGCGTTCCTTCGCCAACGAACCCGGAGCCTCCGCCCGGTTGGGCATCGCCATCGCGGCGTTGTTCACCCGCGGCGGGCAGACATCGTTCGAGCGGGAGATCCTCGACGGCACCGTGCAGGCGGCGCGTCGCGACGGCGACCCAGCCCTCCTGGCGCGGGCGCTGTGGGAGCGTGGGCGCCTCTTCAAGCGGAGCGGCGAGGTCGCATCCGCCCGGCAGGACCTCGACGAGGGGCTCGCCATCTCCCGCGGCGGTCGGAGCGAGGGCGCCCTGCTCGTCGCGTCGGCCGCGCTGCGCGTTCCGGCGGCGGAGCCCGAAGCGCGAGAGGAGCTCGAGCGGGCGCTGGCCATCGCTCGTGAGGTGGGGGATCGCTATCTCGAGGGGCAGGCGCTCCTCGTGCTCGGCGCCCTCGAGGAGTGCCGAGGCGCCCTCGACGCCAGCGCACGATGGATGGAGGAGGCCCTCGCGGTCTTCCGCCAAGGCCGATACCTCCGCTACTGCGGCGTGGCGCTCCTCAACCTCGGAAGCATCCGATCCCATCGTGGACGTTTCAGCGCCGCGCGGCACGCGCTCGAGGAGGCATGCAGCATCTTCGGCTCCCTCGAGAACGTCGCCTCGCTCGCGTACGCGACGATCAACCTGGCCACTCTCTCCCTCGCCATGGGCGACCTAGACGAGGCGGAAAAGCACCTGCACGCGTTCCTGTCGATCGATCGGCGATCCGGCAACCGCCTGCTCCACGGCATCGCTACCGGGCACTTGGGGATCCTGTCCTTCGAGCGGGGCGATCTGCGCGAAGCCGACCGTCGGATCGCCGAAGGCGTCGCCACCTTGCGCGAGCTCGGCGCTCAACGATATTGGGCCACGCTGCTGCCGTTCCATGCCGCGGCGCTCGCGAAGCTGGGGCGCTGCGACGAGGCGCGCCGCGAGATCGAAGAAGCGCGCTCGGCCTTCGGCGAAGTCGGCGATCCCGCCAGCGAACGGATGCTCTCGCTCCTCGAGGGGATCATCGAGCTGAGCGCGGCCACAGGCGGCGGGGACCTGCCATCCGTCGAGGCCCGGCTGCGGGAGCGGCTGAGCGCGACCTCGGACGCGTCGCCGGAGACCGTCGAGGGGCTGTTCGTCGCCAGGCGTCTCCTCGAAAAGGCGCTCGCCGAGCGCGAGCCGACGGCTCCGGGAGGGGACGAGCCGACCGTCTTGCGCATCGGTCCGGAAGCGGCCTTCTTCGCCCTGGGCGACGGCGCCACCGTGGACCTGCGGAAGCGGAGCGCGGTCCGACTCATCCTCCGTGGCCTCGTCGAGAACCGGCTGCGTGCCCCAGGTACGGGGACGAGCAGCGACGAGCTCGCCAGCATCGGCTGGCCCGGCGAGAAGATCCTCCCCACCGCTGCGGGCGCCCGGGTCTGGAGCGCCATCCGCATCCTTCGTTCGCTGGGGTTGGCCCCCGTTCTGCTGCGCCATGCCGACGGCTATCTGCTCGATCCGGAGCTCGCGATCGCGCCCCCTACGGAGGCAGGCGCCGGATCGTCCGGCCGACGCCTCGTCACGGGCTGA
- a CDS encoding tetratricopeptide repeat protein produces the protein MLELALEIGRAESEPLIEGIALMAQGTRELARLVLDDAERLYDQSLEIFRRHGFVRREGAALTWIAGVWTSQGRFREARRALHEALILSRQMESRTYEGNTLMNLGGVDLAAGRLDEAESYSIKSLAIHREMGNRHGEGIVIGQLGVIALERGDVELADSRLIQAESILKECGVKGFHAALLPFVAVMEARVGRLAEARRSLKEARDYFLSVNDQGSLSAANIVEGTLEVATARILASSQRNEAEALVERARSRLVAASSQESGNVGDLSKAIRLLRQDLDLWAAGSREPGPQAPAMGLRVGSAGAWFEVAGNERVDLRRRSALRRMFDALADKRLSSPGVGLDPNDLFELGWPGVQLHPEVAMKRVYLGIWALRNLGLTNVLLHQTDGYLLDPKLPLLRQNE, from the coding sequence TTGCTCGAGCTCGCCCTCGAAATCGGTCGCGCCGAGAGTGAACCACTGATCGAAGGCATTGCGCTGATGGCCCAGGGGACGAGAGAGCTGGCCCGCCTGGTCCTCGACGATGCGGAGCGCCTTTACGACCAATCGCTCGAGATCTTTCGCCGGCATGGCTTCGTGAGGCGTGAAGGCGCTGCGCTGACGTGGATCGCTGGAGTCTGGACCAGCCAGGGACGGTTCCGTGAAGCACGTCGGGCCTTGCACGAAGCGCTCATACTCAGCCGGCAAATGGAGAGCCGCACCTACGAAGGCAACACCCTCATGAATCTGGGCGGAGTGGACCTGGCTGCCGGCCGGCTGGACGAGGCGGAGAGCTACTCGATCAAGTCCCTCGCGATTCATCGAGAGATGGGAAACCGGCATGGGGAGGGAATCGTAATCGGGCAGCTTGGCGTCATTGCGCTCGAGCGTGGAGACGTCGAGCTCGCCGACAGTCGCCTGATCCAAGCCGAATCGATCTTGAAAGAATGCGGCGTCAAGGGGTTTCACGCTGCGCTCCTACCCTTCGTCGCTGTGATGGAGGCGAGGGTCGGGAGATTGGCCGAAGCGCGAAGGAGCCTGAAGGAAGCGAGGGACTATTTCCTCTCGGTGAACGATCAAGGCAGTCTCTCTGCGGCGAATATCGTCGAGGGGACGTTGGAAGTCGCCACCGCCCGTATTCTTGCCTCCAGCCAAAGGAACGAGGCGGAGGCCTTGGTCGAGCGCGCCCGCTCGCGGTTGGTCGCCGCGTCGTCGCAGGAGTCCGGGAACGTGGGCGATCTATCCAAGGCCATCCGTCTGCTCAGACAAGACCTGGATCTCTGGGCTGCCGGCTCACGCGAACCGGGCCCTCAGGCTCCTGCGATGGGCCTCCGGGTTGGATCGGCTGGCGCGTGGTTCGAGGTAGCGGGAAACGAGCGTGTCGACCTGCGCCGGCGCAGCGCCCTCCGTCGCATGTTCGATGCGCTCGCCGACAAGAGGCTCAGCTCTCCCGGCGTTGGCCTGGATCCGAACGATCTCTTCGAGCTCGGCTGGCCCGGCGTGCAGCTCCACCCAGAGGTCGCCATGAAGCGGGTTTACCTCGGGATCTGGGCGCTCCGAAACCTGGGACTCACCAACGTGCTGCTGCACCAGACCGATGGCTACCTCCTCGATCCCAAGCTCCCGCTGCTGCGACAAAACGAGTAG
- a CDS encoding VCBS repeat-containing protein — protein sequence MRTWVLLVFLLLGAIACGEESGRRVVDGQGGSGGAGGSDAGGEGGEGGSAGGGGEGGAGGTAGTPGSSWDGYVFDRQWRHQGFAEVGALVVADFLGDGTTQVAVGGRRPLLFSGDGSGVIWFADWAATDNLLLGGDNDWVYDLAAVPAGDGRANLLVASSMGDATLFDGRDGQVIWRIPIEAKFPFFTVFDSAAGPTFFPHFGDAAFAAETGEELWRLPVQMVPTFVHRSSCSGSDGLLLVDEGDAWVGGPGQGRPGSVACLTGNGGAAFSFALGAGEQPIAAGRVDLDGSGIDDTVVATWGRPLRVWDGQGELRWQRDVKLFGNDPTRTLVTQILARDLDGDGKEEILVVARDAWAADIARSPTIVLALDANGTERWRLGTVGYVTHAEVAEWGGEPLLLLSTGYPDLGTPGGAIAVRLANDATDRVRFRFDTWAQIRTFAVGGDTLVLGGDDGMLRAIDDAGALRWENDLGSFFTASGAIPIGAEDWLATGDYQGSLALLDATGTRRWFRRLEVGRWGIVVEVAAAHVERDGAAKIVAAARAMRSDGEGVIERFSLDGIREATLPLIGEPVAMAVADLDGDGVDEVLVLEGRRAGQTSCTLRCYGQRFDQAWATAIAPCQYGEISVGEVDGAGKVAIVVRTEPGLIDYPNTLSVVNPDGVRRWLVPEETELSLWARAVPGGLVFGGATTERNGFVARRDGLTGAMQWKSLLPPKPNPVDPDGESLPGASWFGHVFQEEGVLRIAATTCNNEAVLLDGATGDIAWSVDTEVEPHWHLHRRNGGPIVFVPGSDSVPPHLVTAQSADSRRRADAVVLLMDGTLGERVPMPGEAWRAVPLRRSDGSTAVAVQVLLGVHAVGVRPVE from the coding sequence ATGCGAACGTGGGTACTGTTGGTTTTCCTCCTCCTCGGCGCGATCGCTTGCGGCGAGGAGTCGGGCCGTCGCGTCGTCGACGGCCAAGGTGGCTCGGGCGGCGCCGGCGGCAGCGATGCGGGCGGCGAGGGCGGCGAGGGCGGTAGCGCCGGCGGCGGCGGGGAGGGCGGGGCAGGCGGTACGGCAGGCACCCCGGGTTCCAGCTGGGACGGATACGTCTTCGATCGGCAGTGGCGCCATCAGGGCTTCGCGGAGGTGGGCGCGCTGGTGGTCGCCGACTTCCTGGGGGATGGAACCACGCAGGTCGCGGTGGGCGGCAGGCGTCCCCTGCTGTTCTCGGGCGACGGAAGCGGTGTCATCTGGTTCGCCGACTGGGCTGCCACGGACAACCTCCTTCTGGGCGGGGACAACGACTGGGTCTACGACCTCGCGGCGGTACCGGCCGGCGACGGCCGCGCCAACCTCCTGGTGGCCAGCAGCATGGGCGACGCGACGCTCTTCGACGGGCGCGACGGACAGGTGATCTGGCGCATCCCCATCGAGGCGAAGTTCCCCTTCTTCACCGTCTTCGACAGCGCGGCGGGGCCCACCTTCTTCCCGCACTTCGGCGACGCAGCCTTTGCGGCGGAGACCGGAGAGGAGCTCTGGAGACTCCCCGTCCAGATGGTGCCGACCTTCGTCCACCGCTCCTCGTGCAGCGGCTCGGATGGCCTCCTGCTGGTGGACGAGGGAGACGCGTGGGTCGGCGGCCCCGGACAAGGCCGGCCGGGATCGGTCGCGTGCCTCACCGGCAACGGTGGAGCCGCCTTCTCCTTCGCGCTGGGCGCGGGCGAGCAGCCCATCGCGGCGGGGCGGGTCGACCTCGACGGCTCGGGAATCGACGACACGGTGGTGGCAACCTGGGGCCGGCCGCTGCGCGTCTGGGACGGGCAGGGCGAGCTAAGGTGGCAGAGGGACGTCAAGCTCTTCGGCAACGATCCGACTCGAACGCTGGTGACGCAGATCCTCGCCCGCGATCTGGACGGCGACGGAAAGGAAGAGATCCTCGTCGTGGCCAGGGACGCCTGGGCCGCCGACATCGCGAGGAGTCCCACAATCGTGCTGGCGCTCGACGCCAACGGAACCGAGCGCTGGCGCCTGGGCACGGTCGGCTACGTGACGCATGCGGAGGTGGCGGAGTGGGGCGGAGAGCCGCTCCTGCTCCTCTCGACCGGCTACCCCGACCTTGGGACTCCCGGCGGCGCCATCGCGGTTCGGCTCGCCAACGATGCCACCGACCGCGTGCGGTTCCGCTTCGACACCTGGGCGCAGATCCGCACCTTCGCTGTGGGCGGCGACACCCTCGTGCTCGGCGGCGACGACGGGATGCTGCGGGCGATCGATGACGCCGGTGCGCTGCGCTGGGAGAACGATCTCGGGTCGTTCTTCACCGCCTCCGGGGCGATTCCGATCGGCGCAGAGGATTGGCTGGCGACGGGCGACTACCAGGGCTCCCTCGCCCTTCTCGACGCGACGGGGACACGCCGGTGGTTCCGGCGCCTCGAGGTCGGCCGATGGGGCATTGTGGTCGAAGTGGCCGCGGCCCACGTCGAGCGCGACGGCGCCGCGAAGATCGTCGCGGCCGCACGGGCCATGCGGTCGGACGGCGAAGGCGTGATCGAGCGCTTCTCCCTCGATGGGATCCGGGAAGCGACCCTGCCCCTCATCGGAGAGCCGGTCGCAATGGCGGTGGCCGACCTGGACGGCGACGGGGTGGACGAAGTCCTCGTCCTCGAGGGCCGCCGGGCCGGTCAGACCTCCTGCACTCTGCGGTGCTACGGCCAGAGGTTCGACCAGGCCTGGGCGACCGCAATCGCTCCTTGCCAATACGGCGAGATCTCGGTCGGAGAGGTCGACGGCGCGGGCAAGGTGGCGATCGTGGTGCGCACCGAGCCCGGCCTCATCGACTACCCCAACACGCTCTCGGTCGTGAACCCCGACGGCGTGCGTCGCTGGCTCGTCCCGGAGGAGACCGAGCTGAGCCTCTGGGCCCGCGCCGTTCCCGGCGGCCTGGTCTTCGGAGGCGCTACGACCGAACGCAACGGCTTCGTGGCGCGCCGGGACGGCCTCACCGGCGCCATGCAATGGAAGTCTCTCCTGCCACCCAAGCCGAATCCCGTCGATCCCGACGGCGAGAGCCTGCCGGGCGCCTCGTGGTTCGGCCACGTGTTCCAGGAGGAGGGAGTGCTGCGGATCGCGGCCACCACCTGCAACAACGAGGCGGTCCTCCTCGACGGCGCCACAGGGGACATCGCCTGGAGCGTCGACACCGAGGTCGAGCCCCATTGGCACCTCCATCGCCGCAACGGCGGGCCCATCGTCTTCGTGCCTGGGAGCGACTCCGTCCCACCGCACCTCGTGACCGCGCAGTCCGCCGACTCCCGCAGGCGCGCCGATGCGGTGGTCCTCCTGATGGACGGGACGCTCGGCGAGCGCGTGCCGATGCCCGGCGAGGCCTGGCGCGCCGTCCCGCTGCGCAGGAGCGACGGCTCGACCGCGGTGGCGGTCCAGGTGCTCCTCGGCGTGCACGCCGTGGGAGTTCGCCCGGTGGAGTGA